A region of [Bacteroides] pectinophilus DNA encodes the following proteins:
- a CDS encoding AEC family transporter → MVALQQMLVLFIIMMIGFIAYKKNIITDETSKKLSAIVVNISNPALILSSVTGNATVTGAELVETMFVAIGMYVFLIAVAALVPVIIKAPARDRGTYRVMTIFGNVGFMGFPIISSLYGGGALLYASLFLLPYNILIYTYGVWEMCKSSGEGSGAVKKSGRESIKQIFNIGVIFCIIAVVVYALGIKFPAWVNTTVSMLSSTTAPLSMMVIGASFATMNFKKVFLNVRTWVFSALRLLVIPVLGTFLVSLVTDNPSIIGVTMVMLGVPVGSMTAMLAQEYGGDYALSSETVAMTTLLSVVTFPIVSMVMHI, encoded by the coding sequence ATGGTTGCTTTACAACAGATGCTTGTGCTTTTCATCATAATGATGATTGGCTTTATAGCTTATAAGAAAAATATAATTACGGATGAGACTTCCAAGAAGCTGTCGGCAATTGTTGTAAACATATCCAATCCTGCCCTCATACTTTCAAGTGTTACCGGAAATGCAACGGTTACGGGAGCAGAGCTTGTTGAGACCATGTTCGTTGCGATAGGAATGTATGTATTCCTTATTGCTGTCGCAGCGCTTGTTCCCGTAATTATAAAGGCTCCGGCAAGGGACAGGGGTACATACCGTGTCATGACTATATTCGGTAATGTCGGATTTATGGGATTCCCGATAATATCTTCACTATATGGAGGCGGAGCGCTTCTGTATGCTTCGCTGTTCCTGCTTCCGTACAACATACTGATATACACATATGGTGTATGGGAAATGTGCAAAAGCAGCGGTGAAGGCAGCGGTGCTGTTAAAAAGTCCGGCAGAGAAAGCATTAAGCAGATATTCAACATAGGAGTTATCTTCTGTATAATCGCAGTTGTTGTGTATGCGCTCGGAATAAAGTTTCCTGCATGGGTCAATACAACGGTATCAATGCTGAGTAGCACAACAGCTCCGCTGAGTATGATGGTTATCGGCGCGTCATTTGCAACAATGAATTTCAAAAAGGTATTCCTGAATGTGAGAACATGGGTGTTCTCTGCATTAAGGCTGCTTGTTATACCGGTTCTGGGAACATTTCTTGTATCTCTGGTTACAGACAATCCGTCAATCATAGGTGTTACGATGGTTATGCTGGGAGTACCTGTAGGAAGCATGACAGCAATGCTTGCGCAGGAATACGGCGGAGACTATGCATTATCATCCGAGACTGTGGCAATGACAACACTCTTATCGGTAGTGACATTTCCTATTGTATCAATGGTAATGCATATTTGA
- the putP gene encoding sodium/proline symporter PutP has protein sequence MTVAQIIILCTMVLYLGFMLVVGFICSKKNNTSDDFYLGGRKLGPFVTAMSAEASDMSSWLLMGLPGLAYLTGVADAGWTAIGLAFGTYLNWLFVAKKLRRYSHIAGNAITVPDYFKKRYHDNSNLLLLFSAIFIIVFFIPYTASGFAACGKLFASLLGVDYTAAMVISAAVIVLYTATGGFLAASTTDFIQSIIMSIALIIVFIFGINVAGGVDKVVANAQSLTGYLSFVHTYNPETGASSPYGFLNIATMFAWGLGYFGMPHILLRFMAIEDARKLTISRRVATIWVVISLAAAVCIGIIGLAVSEAGALPILKDSETLIVNIASLMSSHGILFAIIAGVILSGILASTMSTADSQLLAASSAVSKDILGSVFNVKLSGKATLLAARLALIGVALVAVFLARDPSSSVFGIVSFAWAGFGAAFGPVILLSLYWKRSNRWGALAGMISGAAMVFIWKYLVRPLGGLWDVYELLPAFIIALIMIVVVSLLTKAPEQAILDEFDAAMKAE, from the coding sequence ATGACAGTTGCACAAATCATTATTCTCTGCACGATGGTCCTATACCTTGGTTTCATGCTTGTTGTAGGATTTATCTGTTCCAAAAAGAATAACACATCAGATGATTTCTATCTTGGTGGCCGTAAGCTTGGCCCGTTCGTAACGGCAATGAGCGCCGAAGCATCAGACATGAGTTCCTGGCTTCTTATGGGACTTCCGGGTCTTGCATACCTTACAGGTGTCGCAGATGCGGGATGGACAGCTATAGGTCTTGCTTTTGGTACATATCTTAACTGGCTTTTTGTTGCCAAGAAGCTCAGAAGATATTCACACATTGCAGGTAATGCGATAACCGTACCTGATTATTTTAAGAAGCGTTATCATGATAACAGTAATCTGCTTCTTCTGTTCTCAGCCATATTTATTATCGTATTTTTCATTCCGTATACAGCTTCGGGATTTGCAGCCTGCGGCAAGCTTTTTGCAAGTCTTCTCGGAGTTGATTACACAGCCGCAATGGTTATTTCTGCCGCAGTAATCGTACTTTATACTGCTACCGGCGGATTCCTTGCCGCATCAACAACCGACTTTATACAGTCAATAATAATGTCAATCGCGCTTATTATCGTATTTATATTCGGAATAAATGTTGCAGGCGGTGTTGATAAGGTTGTTGCCAATGCCCAGTCACTTACAGGTTATCTCAGCTTCGTTCATACATATAATCCTGAGACAGGCGCTTCATCTCCATACGGATTTCTTAATATTGCAACAATGTTTGCCTGGGGTCTCGGATATTTTGGCATGCCTCATATCCTTCTCCGCTTTATGGCTATTGAGGATGCCAGGAAGCTTACTATATCAAGACGTGTTGCCACTATCTGGGTTGTAATATCGCTTGCTGCTGCCGTATGCATCGGTATTATCGGACTTGCAGTATCCGAAGCAGGTGCACTTCCAATCCTTAAGGATTCAGAGACACTTATTGTCAATATTGCTTCACTTATGAGCTCACATGGAATACTCTTTGCAATTATAGCCGGAGTAATTCTTTCAGGTATACTGGCATCTACGATGTCAACAGCAGATTCCCAGCTTCTCGCCGCGTCATCTGCCGTGTCCAAGGATATCCTGGGTTCTGTTTTCAATGTAAAGTTAAGCGGAAAGGCTACACTTCTTGCCGCAAGATTAGCACTTATCGGAGTAGCACTTGTTGCAGTATTTCTTGCAAGAGATCCTTCAAGTTCCGTATTCGGTATAGTGTCGTTTGCATGGGCAGGCTTTGGTGCAGCATTCGGTCCTGTAATACTTCTTTCACTCTATTGGAAGCGTTCTAACAGATGGGGCGCACTTGCAGGAATGATATCAGGTGCCGCAATGGTATTTATATGGAAATATCTCGTACGTCCGCTGGGTGGTCTCTGGGATGTATATGAACTTCTTCCCGCATTCATAATTGCTCTTATAATGATAGTTGTTGTGAGTCTTCTTACAAAAGCGCCTGAACAGGCGATACTCGATGAATTCGACGCGGCAATGAAAGCTGAATAG
- a CDS encoding DUF2339 domain-containing protein has protein sequence MGNDEYNVDRIDRLEQELTRLENIVDAQQKEIALLKQMNTAPQPQAPPMVQWQMQHVLQPQAQQMLQQQQMPQQQQMPQQQQMPPHQPQINPEAYGLPPVGRKTTIADRMRQNSIENRLGNSMGIIASVLIFISMVLFVTLVYSSLTDMIKVTCIFALSFAILAAGIVLMKRRTNIFTMSVAGCGMGAIFLSLFVAHIYFGMIDRIVLYILITIWAVAVFGFFQKKSYAFRVVGQAGVTIAAVFGAYALDGTRIIDGAWMGQYVSVFVFFVAVSLFYLIVRPERGAAKNAPLAIMDYIGIFAVSAVGAEHCTQTGLYVIMAVTWMYMFGILFRYIWASRQGTALSDEAGIIYVGLSLSACYVTASLGDGINSGMNAAAGFITFAVNVIITGTAYVAELYRTKLYNACPGNAGTSDAAAGVSAKNYNIIHIIMSVILYLMLLNKTTEFDALYDMVGIGIYIFPMLAAAYYCKDRTALWLAYATMAVFAVSGCEYITIRIIICILGAAMACTLMAYRKEMYHPLFKCALYAVIIVTIRAITDDVLIIQSIPRIMHNTWIYIVLAVINCAAVHLLDRSRSEKPALLFTGGFNVLLMLQGMSYLEGSYSWWIKLIILVVAAGTFTTGINVLYEKYGTKTWAGIYTGLKLSVFVYAALHAYEVTGPYISIGWLVLSIILIASGFVFRYRYLRMYGMFLTMFAIVKLLVFDISYENGIVRAGSFLVSGLLCFVISMIYNKWSRKMEGEKNGDE, from the coding sequence ATGGGTAACGATGAATACAATGTGGATAGAATAGACAGGCTTGAACAGGAGCTTACGCGCCTTGAGAATATAGTAGATGCACAGCAAAAGGAGATAGCACTGCTTAAGCAGATGAATACGGCACCACAGCCGCAGGCACCGCCGATGGTTCAGTGGCAGATGCAGCATGTATTACAGCCACAGGCACAACAGATGCTGCAACAGCAGCAGATGCCACAACAGCAGCAGATGCCACAACAGCAGCAGATGCCGCCGCATCAACCGCAGATTAATCCGGAAGCATATGGGCTGCCGCCTGTTGGACGTAAAACCACAATTGCGGACAGGATGAGGCAGAACAGTATAGAGAACAGGCTTGGCAATTCAATGGGAATTATTGCATCTGTGCTTATATTTATAAGCATGGTGCTGTTTGTAACGCTGGTGTATTCATCGCTCACAGACATGATCAAGGTAACATGTATATTTGCATTAAGTTTTGCAATACTTGCTGCAGGAATTGTGCTTATGAAGCGCAGAACCAATATATTTACAATGTCAGTTGCCGGATGCGGAATGGGAGCGATATTCCTGTCGCTGTTTGTTGCACATATATATTTTGGTATGATTGACAGAATAGTTCTGTACATTCTGATTACGATATGGGCGGTGGCAGTGTTCGGTTTCTTTCAGAAAAAGTCATACGCATTCAGAGTCGTAGGTCAGGCGGGTGTTACAATCGCTGCCGTATTCGGAGCGTATGCGCTTGACGGTACCCGGATTATTGACGGTGCATGGATGGGACAGTATGTATCGGTATTCGTATTTTTTGTGGCAGTGTCATTGTTCTATCTTATTGTACGCCCGGAGAGAGGCGCTGCAAAGAATGCTCCGTTGGCAATTATGGATTATATAGGAATATTTGCGGTATCCGCAGTCGGAGCAGAGCATTGTACGCAGACGGGATTGTATGTAATTATGGCGGTGACATGGATGTATATGTTCGGAATCCTGTTCAGATATATATGGGCATCCCGGCAAGGTACAGCTTTGTCGGATGAGGCAGGTATTATATATGTCGGACTGTCTTTGTCTGCATGTTATGTGACCGCGTCACTTGGTGACGGTATTAATTCCGGTATGAATGCGGCAGCCGGCTTTATAACATTCGCGGTAAATGTCATTATTACAGGAACCGCATATGTTGCCGAACTATACAGAACAAAGCTTTACAATGCATGCCCTGGTAATGCCGGTACATCTGATGCGGCAGCCGGAGTGTCAGCTAAGAATTATAATATAATCCATATAATTATGTCTGTAATTCTGTATCTGATGCTTCTTAATAAAACAACGGAATTTGACGCGCTTTATGATATGGTCGGAATAGGCATTTATATATTCCCGATGCTTGCGGCAGCTTATTACTGTAAGGACAGAACGGCACTATGGCTTGCGTATGCAACAATGGCTGTATTTGCAGTATCAGGCTGTGAGTACATTACAATCAGAATAATAATATGTATACTCGGAGCGGCAATGGCATGCACATTGATGGCATACCGCAAGGAAATGTATCATCCGTTATTCAAATGTGCATTATATGCAGTAATTATTGTCACAATCCGGGCAATTACGGATGACGTACTTATAATCCAAAGCATCCCGCGGATTATGCACAATACCTGGATATATATAGTACTTGCGGTAATAAACTGCGCAGCAGTCCACCTGCTTGACCGCAGCAGGTCTGAAAAGCCGGCCCTGCTGTTTACGGGAGGATTCAATGTATTGCTGATGCTTCAGGGAATGTCATATCTTGAAGGTAGTTATTCCTGGTGGATTAAGCTGATAATTCTTGTTGTAGCAGCAGGAACATTTACAACAGGGATAAATGTTTTATACGAAAAATACGGCACTAAGACATGGGCAGGCATCTATACCGGCCTTAAGCTGAGCGTATTTGTATATGCAGCACTTCACGCATATGAAGTTACCGGCCCATATATCAGCATAGGATGGCTGGTGCTTTCGATAATCCTTATTGCGTCAGGCTTTGTATTCAGATACAGATACCTGCGCATGTACGGAATGTTCCTGACAATGTTTGCAATCGTAAAACTTCTTGTATTCGACATCTCATATGAGAACGGAATCGTCAGGGCAGGAAGTTTCCTTGTCAGCGGTCTTTTGTGCTTTGTGATAAGCATGATTTATAATAAGTGGAGCAGGAAGATGGAAGGGGAGAAGAATGGCGATGAATGA
- a CDS encoding AEC family transporter yields the protein MVDMHSMIDLQITIFLLMIAGYVMTKLKILPPESKKPLTDLVIDFVLPCNIIVSFMIDMNREVLVSCFAVLCASIVIQIFSAFAGRYFYPVKDKDTLAVLRYGTICSNAGFIGNPVIQGLYGAQGLLYASIYLIPQRIVMWSAGVSCFTTAKGKDVIKKVITHPCIIAVFVGFVLMLVPFDLPSGIVKTLQTSSSCTTGLSMIVIGHILAGIDIRTIVSRLNIYYCFIRLIVFPLLVLAGCRLLALDTLVTSVCVVLSGMPAGATTAILAAKYDGNEQFAVKIVFLSTILSLFTIPLLCVIMQYFL from the coding sequence ATGGTTGACATGCATTCCATGATTGACCTGCAGATAACTATCTTTTTACTTATGATTGCAGGCTATGTCATGACAAAATTAAAAATTCTTCCACCCGAATCCAAGAAACCTCTCACAGATCTGGTTATTGACTTTGTACTTCCGTGTAACATCATCGTGTCATTTATGATTGACATGAACCGTGAGGTGCTTGTATCCTGTTTTGCTGTTCTGTGTGCATCAATTGTAATACAGATATTCAGTGCATTTGCCGGCAGATATTTTTATCCTGTAAAAGACAAAGACACTCTCGCAGTCCTCAGGTACGGCACAATATGCTCTAATGCGGGATTTATCGGCAATCCTGTAATTCAGGGACTTTATGGTGCACAGGGTCTTCTGTATGCATCAATATATCTTATTCCGCAGCGAATCGTAATGTGGTCAGCCGGAGTATCCTGCTTCACAACAGCCAAAGGAAAAGATGTAATAAAAAAGGTCATCACGCATCCATGTATAATTGCAGTGTTTGTCGGATTTGTACTTATGCTGGTTCCGTTTGACCTGCCATCAGGCATTGTAAAGACACTTCAGACTTCAAGCAGCTGCACAACAGGCCTGTCAATGATTGTAATAGGACATATTCTTGCCGGTATCGACATCAGAACAATCGTAAGCAGGCTTAATATCTACTATTGTTTTATCAGGCTTATCGTATTCCCGCTTCTTGTACTCGCAGGATGCAGGCTGCTGGCACTCGACACACTTGTAACCTCAGTATGTGTAGTCCTCTCAGGGATGCCTGCCGGGGCAACTACAGCTATACTCGCCGCCAAATATGACGGTAATGAACAGTTTGCCGTCAAAATTGTATTTTTATCCACAATACTGTCCCTTTTTACAATTCCGTTATTGTGTGTCATAATGCAATATTTCTTGTAA
- a CDS encoding aspartate aminotransferase family protein produces the protein MESLYERCMKVMPPVVKRATTMGVTKGEGCYLWSEDGRKILDFASGVAVCNLGHNHPKVVDAAEKQMKELIHGGHNVVYYESYVRLAERLVELTGGDTMVYFSNSGAEANEGAIKLAKYVTKRPGIIAFRGSFHGRTLATTSLTSSSSAYRKNYEGLLPSVYFAEYPYLYRTPYEMKDGKCPKEYFEQFENIFHTLIDPSMVAAIMMEPVQGEGGYIVPDKEFVQYVREICDKYGILLIFDEVQSGMGRTGKLFAYEHFGVKPDILTSAKGIANGFPLSAVIGKKEIMEQWPAGAHGGTFGGNPVACAAANAVLDELTDGGMLDNAAKMGDYFKEKLFALQKKYPSVIGDVRGLGLMLAMEMVHPDKTPDADITTAIRTKALEKGLLLLGCGTNHNIVRFIAPTIVTEKEIDIAINIIDECLKELTE, from the coding sequence ATGGAATCATTATATGAGAGATGTATGAAGGTCATGCCGCCTGTAGTAAAAAGAGCAACAACAATGGGAGTAACGAAGGGAGAGGGATGTTATCTGTGGTCTGAGGACGGACGTAAGATTCTTGATTTTGCAAGCGGCGTTGCAGTATGTAATCTCGGACACAACCATCCTAAGGTAGTTGATGCAGCCGAGAAGCAGATGAAGGAGCTTATCCATGGCGGACACAATGTTGTCTACTATGAATCATACGTAAGGCTTGCTGAGAGACTGGTTGAGCTTACGGGCGGAGACACGATGGTATATTTCAGCAACAGCGGTGCTGAGGCCAATGAAGGAGCAATAAAGCTTGCCAAGTATGTAACAAAGAGACCGGGCATAATTGCATTCAGAGGTTCTTTCCACGGACGCACACTTGCAACAACATCACTTACGTCATCAAGCTCAGCTTACAGAAAGAATTATGAGGGACTTCTGCCAAGTGTATATTTTGCAGAGTATCCATATCTTTACAGAACACCTTATGAAATGAAGGATGGCAAATGCCCTAAGGAGTATTTTGAGCAGTTTGAAAATATTTTCCATACGCTTATTGATCCTTCAATGGTGGCAGCAATCATGATGGAGCCTGTGCAGGGTGAGGGCGGCTATATTGTCCCTGATAAGGAATTTGTTCAGTATGTAAGAGAGATTTGTGATAAATATGGCATACTTCTTATATTTGACGAGGTTCAGTCAGGTATGGGAAGAACCGGCAAGCTGTTTGCATATGAGCATTTTGGCGTAAAGCCCGATATTCTTACATCTGCCAAGGGTATTGCTAACGGATTTCCGCTCAGTGCGGTTATCGGTAAGAAGGAGATTATGGAGCAGTGGCCTGCAGGAGCACACGGCGGTACATTTGGCGGCAATCCGGTTGCGTGTGCGGCTGCCAATGCAGTGCTTGATGAGCTCACTGACGGCGGAATGCTTGACAATGCAGCTAAAATGGGAGATTATTTTAAGGAAAAGCTGTTCGCACTTCAGAAGAAGTATCCTTCAGTTATCGGTGACGTAAGAGGACTTGGACTCATGCTTGCAATGGAGATGGTTCATCCGGATAAGACTCCCGATGCAGATATCACAACAGCAATCCGTACCAAGGCACTTGAGAAGGGACTGCTTCTGCTTGGATGCGGTACTAACCACAATATCGTAAGATTCATCGCTCCTACAATCGTAACAGAGAAGGAGATTGATATTGCGATTAATATCATTGACGAGTGCCTGAAGGAGCTGACAGAATAG
- a CDS encoding asparaginase yields MKKILLIATGGTIASSESEGGLTPSIDVKRLLAYIPDIKSVCQLDGISVMNVDSTNMNPSLMAAIAQAVADNYESYDGFVVAHGTDTMAYSAAAMTYMLKNLAKPVVFTGSQIPIEALYTDAKKNLSDAIRFACEGINGVYVTFDGMVINGAHAMKIKTRSSDAFETVNFPVIAEIKLGRITYNQVLDYSGHLQQLSRPVSGEFAIDTRLCPDILILKIFPGIRPDIFDFIKNTYRGVIIESFGIGGIPNEHNDIVAKIHELIDAGVAVVITTQCIYEGIDLSIYEVGQNLAKQNVIIGADMTTEALTMKLMWALAHYDSIEAIKEYMEAPLFSDRSY; encoded by the coding sequence ATGAAAAAAATACTTTTAATCGCCACCGGCGGTACAATAGCTTCATCAGAATCAGAAGGCGGGCTGACACCTTCAATCGACGTAAAACGCCTGCTTGCATATATACCCGATATCAAATCAGTCTGTCAGCTTGACGGTATATCTGTCATGAATGTTGACAGTACCAATATGAATCCGTCACTTATGGCAGCAATAGCGCAGGCTGTTGCCGATAATTATGAATCATATGACGGTTTTGTTGTGGCACACGGTACCGATACGATGGCTTACAGCGCCGCTGCCATGACATATATGCTTAAAAATCTCGCAAAGCCCGTTGTATTTACCGGCTCACAGATACCTATCGAGGCGCTCTATACTGATGCCAAGAAAAATCTGTCCGATGCGATACGTTTTGCCTGTGAAGGAATTAACGGGGTATATGTGACATTCGACGGAATGGTTATTAACGGCGCACATGCGATGAAGATTAAGACCAGAAGCTCGGATGCATTTGAAACCGTCAACTTTCCGGTAATAGCAGAAATTAAGCTTGGAAGGATAACCTACAATCAGGTGCTTGACTATTCCGGTCATCTGCAGCAGTTAAGCCGCCCGGTATCAGGTGAATTTGCAATTGATACACGCCTCTGTCCGGACATTCTTATTCTTAAGATATTTCCCGGAATCAGACCTGATATATTTGATTTTATTAAAAATACTTATCGCGGTGTTATTATCGAAAGCTTCGGAATCGGCGGAATTCCGAATGAGCATAATGATATAGTTGCAAAAATACATGAGCTTATTGATGCAGGAGTTGCGGTAGTAATCACCACACAGTGCATATATGAAGGAATTGATCTGAGCATATATGAAGTCGGGCAGAATCTTGCAAAGCAGAATGTTATCATAGGTGCCGACATGACAACAGAGGCCCTCACTATGAAGCTTATGTGGGCACTTGCCCATTACGACAGTATTGAAGCTATTAAGGAGTATATGGAAGCTCCGTTATTTTCAGACCGCAGCTACTGA
- the nhaC gene encoding Na+/H+ antiporter NhaC, whose protein sequence is MKKEASLLQAVIVLGGFLAMAFACNQFGIEIHLAIFAAWFLAMALGKFNGHSYSDMEKSITGGIYDGMSAILILLAVGALVGTWISGGIVPSLIYYGLNVIHPAVFLPAALILCGITSLATGTSWGTVGTAGIAMMGIGSAMGVPAPVTAGAVLSGAYFGDKLSPLSDSCVLSAAMADIDVIDHVRGIMPVSLTAFAITGIAFTIFGLSIGESSADLTQVEYVMNALAENFNISLFAFIPMIIVIILLILRLPSLPVITFGSVLGIIWGIAFQGLHPVTAISTAWTQLEMNTGVNFIDSLLGRGGMESMLWSAAIIILGLGFGGLLDRIGIIKAIADRLYGFINNGGTLTVFTIIVGFLGCLLGSAMYVSLVLTPKIMAARYDGMGYSRRVLSRNAEIGGTLTAGMIPWSDNGIYMSAILGVAAFEYLPYMWLSFTCIIIAVIFGFTGWFMWDNSNDVRMSSKNSPNAEMEI, encoded by the coding sequence TTGAAAAAAGAAGCATCACTTTTACAGGCGGTAATCGTCCTTGGAGGATTCCTCGCCATGGCATTTGCCTGTAACCAATTCGGAATAGAGATTCACCTTGCAATATTCGCCGCATGGTTTCTTGCCATGGCTTTAGGTAAATTTAACGGTCATTCTTACAGTGATATGGAAAAGTCAATAACCGGAGGCATCTATGACGGAATGAGCGCAATACTTATTCTTCTTGCCGTAGGCGCACTTGTCGGGACATGGATTTCAGGAGGTATTGTTCCGAGCCTTATTTACTACGGACTTAACGTAATTCATCCGGCTGTATTTCTTCCGGCGGCGCTTATATTGTGCGGTATAACTTCGCTTGCCACCGGAACGTCATGGGGTACTGTCGGTACTGCCGGAATTGCTATGATGGGTATAGGCTCGGCAATGGGTGTCCCTGCTCCCGTTACTGCAGGTGCCGTCCTTTCGGGCGCATACTTTGGTGATAAGCTCTCCCCGCTTTCGGACAGCTGTGTTCTTTCCGCTGCTATGGCAGATATTGACGTAATAGACCATGTCCGTGGTATAATGCCTGTATCTCTCACAGCATTTGCGATAACCGGAATTGCTTTCACCATATTCGGATTATCGATTGGAGAAAGCAGTGCAGACCTTACGCAGGTAGAATATGTCATGAATGCACTGGCTGAGAATTTTAACATAAGCCTTTTTGCATTCATCCCGATGATAATTGTAATAATTCTGCTTATTCTGCGGCTTCCTTCACTTCCTGTAATAACATTCGGCTCAGTACTTGGGATTATATGGGGAATTGCTTTTCAGGGGCTTCATCCGGTAACGGCAATATCCACTGCATGGACACAGCTCGAGATGAATACAGGCGTTAATTTTATAGATTCGCTTCTTGGACGCGGAGGCATGGAGAGCATGCTCTGGTCGGCTGCCATAATAATTCTCGGTCTTGGATTCGGCGGACTTCTCGACCGGATTGGAATTATAAAGGCTATTGCCGACAGGCTGTACGGCTTTATTAACAATGGCGGGACGCTTACTGTATTTACAATAATAGTCGGCTTCCTTGGATGCCTTCTCGGAAGTGCAATGTATGTCTCACTTGTACTTACACCTAAGATTATGGCAGCCAGATATGACGGGATGGGCTACAGCCGCCGCGTTCTGTCACGTAATGCAGAGATAGGCGGTACACTTACTGCCGGCATGATTCCATGGAGTGATAACGGCATCTATATGTCTGCAATTCTCGGAGTCGCCGCATTTGAATATCTGCCATATATGTGGTTATCATTTACATGTATAATAATAGCTGTTATATTTGGCTTTACAGGATGGTTTATGTGGGACAATTCCAATGATGTCCGCATGAGCAGCAAAAATTCACCTAATGCAGAAATGGAGATATAA
- a CDS encoding ankyrin repeat domain-containing protein gives MAFVSMFFVLIIVIIAFIGFCTFVGAILLVISAFKHSSYKKKTSQGIPVKRTYIVLRSIGLVCMIPLIAAVSLVVYSFIGAGISSFADKNMNLGYNVMNGNYEAAERILKRGVTPDCTRYSNRHAGNGEETLLCVLAENGFTSGTDSAGDEEEVLRMMQLLIDYGADLEYRAYEHPKDSDLHRMNDLSDYYMTSDNCGYTPLLYAVYNGEPERLRLLVDNGADINVKDYCGYNAVATIADNLSDRTGADMLEYLIDNGCTADNVTNFRQDVLFLLSRNSRQCSKMTDIINNNYR, from the coding sequence ATGGCATTTGTAAGCATGTTTTTTGTCTTGATAATTGTAATAATAGCATTTATCGGATTCTGCACATTTGTGGGAGCAATCCTGCTTGTCATAAGTGCTTTTAAGCATAGTAGCTACAAGAAAAAGACGTCACAGGGAATACCTGTAAAACGTACATATATAGTGTTAAGGTCGATAGGACTTGTGTGCATGATTCCGCTTATTGCGGCGGTTTCGCTTGTTGTATATTCATTTATCGGTGCCGGAATAAGCTCGTTTGCTGATAAGAATATGAATCTCGGATATAATGTGATGAACGGCAACTATGAGGCTGCAGAGCGCATTTTGAAGAGAGGAGTAACGCCGGACTGTACAAGATACAGCAACAGACATGCCGGGAATGGGGAAGAGACACTTTTGTGTGTACTTGCAGAAAATGGCTTTACTTCGGGAACTGATTCCGCAGGCGATGAGGAAGAAGTACTCCGCATGATGCAGCTGCTTATTGATTATGGAGCTGATTTGGAGTACAGGGCATACGAACATCCAAAAGACAGTGATTTACACAGAATGAATGACTTGTCAGATTATTATATGACAAGTGACAATTGCGGATATACACCGCTTCTGTATGCTGTATATAATGGAGAGCCTGAGCGTCTCAGACTGCTAGTGGATAATGGGGCGGACATCAATGTAAAGGACTATTGCGGATATAATGCAGTTGCCACAATAGCGGATAACCTGAGTGACAGAACCGGTGCAGATATGCTGGAGTATCTTATTGATAACGGATGCACGGCGGATAATGTCACTAATTTCCGGCAGGACGTTTTGTTCCTGCTTTCAAGAAATAGCAGACAATGCAGCAAAATGACAGATATTATCAATAACAATTACAGATAA